A window of the Lactuca sativa cultivar Salinas chromosome 5, Lsat_Salinas_v11, whole genome shotgun sequence genome harbors these coding sequences:
- the LOC111878765 gene encoding CBL-interacting protein kinase 18 isoform X2: MDIKENILMGRYELGRLLGQGTFAKVYYARNLRTGSSVAIKVIDKEKVSRIGLINQIKREISIMRLVKHPNILQLYEVMATKTKIYFALEYAKGGELFNKVAKGRLKEHIARKYFQQLISAVDFCHSRGVYHRDLKPENLLLDENENLKVSDFGLSALAESKREDGLLHTTCGTPAYVAPEVINRRGYDGDKADVWSCGVILYVLLAGYLPFHDSNILEMYRKIGKSEFRFPNWFPLEARRLILRILDPNPVKRITISKIKENSWFKKGKIENNGASGSSSSSTVIKSQDSMKPSSMNAFHIISLSPGFDLTTLFEESRHKKEARFTIWRPASVIISKMEEVGKVLGMKVSKREAGLLKLEGMKEGRKGILSIDAEIFELTPSFHMVEVKKCNGDTLEYQKVLNEGLRPGLEDVIWDWQQDQQVQPEQHEG; encoded by the exons ATGGACATTAAAGAGAATATCTTGATGGGAAGATATGAGTTGGGTAGATTACTAGGTCAAGGCACATTTGCGAAGGTATACTATGCTCGCAATTTGAGAACAGGATCAAGTGTAGCAATTAAGGTAATAGACAAAGAGAAAGTTTCAAGAATTGGGCTTATTAATCAAATCAAGAGAGAAATATCAATTATGAGACTTGTAAAACACCCTAACATCTTACAACTATATGAAGTCATGGCAACCAAAACCAAGATCTATTTTGCCTTAGAATACGCTAAAGGAGGTGAGCTTTTCAATAAGGTAGCAAAAGGAAGGCTAAAAGAACATATAGCTCGTAAATATTTCCAACAGTTAATCAGTGCCGTTGATTTTTGTCACAGTAGAGGGGTTTATCATCGTGATTTGAAACCCGAAAACTTGTTATTAGATGAGAATGAAAATCTTAAAGTCTCTGATTTTGGGTTAAGTGCTCTTGCTGAATCGAAGCGTGAAGATGGCCTCCTGCATACGACGTGTGGGACCCCTGCTTACGTGGCACCCGAAGTGATCAATAGGAGAGGCTACGATGGTGATAAAGCCGACGTTTGGTCTTGTGGGGTGATTTTATATGTTCTTTTAGCTGGTTATCTTCCATTTCATGATTCAAATATACTCGAAATGTATAGAAAGATTGGTAAATCGGAATTTAGGTTTCCAAATTGGTTTCCATTAGAAGCACGAAGATTGATCTTGAGAATCTTGGATCCGAATCCCGTTAAAAGAATCACAATTtcgaaaataaaagaaaattcttGGTTTAAAAAGGGAAAGATCGAAAATAATGGAGCTTCAGGGTCGTCGTCGTCGTCAACGGTTATAAAAAGTCAAGATTCAATGAAGCCGTCGAGTATGAATGCGTTTCATATAATCTCCCTGTCTCCAGGGTTCGATTTGACAACGTTGTTTGAGGAATCCCGACATAAAAAGGAGGCGAGATTTACTATTTGGCGGCCGGCTTCTGTTATTATTTCTAAAATGGAAGAAGTTGGTAAAGTTTTGGGGATGAAAGTGAGTAAAAGAGAAGCGGGGTTGTTGAAATTGGAGGGAATGAAGGAGGGTAGAAAGGGAATTTTGTCAATTGATGCTGAGATATTTGAGCTTACGCCGTCGTTTCATATGGTGGAAGTgaagaaatgtaatggagatacGTTGGAATATCAGAAAGTACTAAATGAAGGTTTAAGACCTGGACTTGAAGATGTAATTTGGGATTGGCAACAGGATCAACAAGTACAACCAGAGCAGCATGAG GGTTAG
- the LOC111878750 gene encoding structure-specific endonuclease subunit SLX1: protein MGKRKGRQSENTETLNTSSKGGDDESRNGRSDDLEEGEKSGFFACYLLTSLCPRYKGHTYIGFTVNPRRRIRQHNGELCSGAFRTKKKRPWEMVLCIYGFPTNVAALQFEWAWQHPVESLAVRKAAVGFKSLGGLANKIKLAYTMLTLPTWNNLNLNVNFFSTKYTKHYAGCPTLPSHMRVHVRSMDELPCYTEEYKESEEDDMFGFGNGFRDDDEEPVFVSSNHHNNKEEEEEEEEEEEEATSVSDTKIHEQDVEPVFVSSHHEIIEEEEEATSVSDTQNLDDSTVWVISDTPEKSFVCPVIEDGNVKVKGDMGEDGIGIGIEIPVSGGGVEVIDVFSPSPEYRASSRRKKRAVFVDCPEIIDLTQSPICV, encoded by the exons ATGGGGAAAAGAAAGGGGCGTCAATCTGAGAACACAGAAACCCTAAATACTTCTAGTAAGGGAGGAGATGATGAATCCAGAAATGGACGATCAGATGATTTAGAAGAAGGCGAGAAATCAGGCTTCTTCGCTTGCTATTTGTTGACGTCACTCTGCCCTAGATACAAAGGACACACCTACATCGG GTTCACTGTGAACCCACGGCGGCGTATTAGGCAACATAATGGTGAATTATGCAGCGGTGCATTTAGAACCAAGAAAAAACGCCCTTGGGAAATGGTACTCTGCATCTATGGTTTCCCAACTAATGTTGCTGCTCTTCAG TTTGAGTGGGCTTGGCAACACCCTGTGGAATCACTAGCAGTAAGAAAGGCGGCAGTTGGTTTTAAATCACTGGGCGGACTTGCAAACAAGATAAAATTGGCATACACAATGCTCACTCTACCAACCTGGAACAA CTTGAACCTCAATGTAAACTTCTTTTCAACAAAATACACAAAGCATTATGCAGGGTGCCCTACCTTGCCCAGCCACATGAGGGTCCATGTTCGCTCCATGGATGAACTTCCGTGTTACACAGAAGAATATAAAGAAAGTGAAGAAGACGATATGTTTGGATTTGGAAACGGTTTTAGGGATGATGATGAAGAACCGGTTTTtgtttcttcaaatcatcataacaacaaagaagaagaagaagaagaagaagaagaagaagaagaagcaactTCTGTTTCAGATACTAAAATTCATGAACAAGACGTAGAACCAGTTTTTGTTTCTTCACATCATGAAatcattgaagaagaagaagaagcaactTCTGTTTCGGATACTCAAAATCTTGATGATTCTACGGTGTGGGTGATCAGTGATACACCAGAGAAATCGTTTGTGTGTCCGGTGATTGAAGATGGAAATGTTAAAGTGAAGGGGGATATGGGTGAGgatggaattggaattggaattgagATTCCTGTTTCTGGTGGTGGGGTTGAGGTGATAGATGTTTTCAGTCCATCACCGGAGTACAGGGCGAGTTCAAGAAGGAAGAAAAGGGCGGTTTTTGTTGACTGCCCTGAGATTATTGACTTGACTCAGTCTCccatatgtgtgtaa
- the LOC111878765 gene encoding CBL-interacting protein kinase 18 isoform X1, translating into MDIKENILMGRYELGRLLGQGTFAKVYYARNLRTGSSVAIKVIDKEKVSRIGLINQIKREISIMRLVKHPNILQLYEVMATKTKIYFALEYAKGGELFNKVAKGRLKEHIARKYFQQLISAVDFCHSRGVYHRDLKPENLLLDENENLKVSDFGLSALAESKREDGLLHTTCGTPAYVAPEVINRRGYDGDKADVWSCGVILYVLLAGYLPFHDSNILEMYRKIGKSEFRFPNWFPLEARRLILRILDPNPVKRITISKIKENSWFKKGKIENNGASGSSSSSTVIKSQDSMKPSSMNAFHIISLSPGFDLTTLFEESRHKKEARFTIWRPASVIISKMEEVGKVLGMKVSKREAGLLKLEGMKEGRKGILSIDAEIFELTPSFHMVEVKKCNGDTLEYQKVLNEGLRPGLEDVIWDWQQDQQVQPEQHEVLLQQQDHDS; encoded by the coding sequence ATGGACATTAAAGAGAATATCTTGATGGGAAGATATGAGTTGGGTAGATTACTAGGTCAAGGCACATTTGCGAAGGTATACTATGCTCGCAATTTGAGAACAGGATCAAGTGTAGCAATTAAGGTAATAGACAAAGAGAAAGTTTCAAGAATTGGGCTTATTAATCAAATCAAGAGAGAAATATCAATTATGAGACTTGTAAAACACCCTAACATCTTACAACTATATGAAGTCATGGCAACCAAAACCAAGATCTATTTTGCCTTAGAATACGCTAAAGGAGGTGAGCTTTTCAATAAGGTAGCAAAAGGAAGGCTAAAAGAACATATAGCTCGTAAATATTTCCAACAGTTAATCAGTGCCGTTGATTTTTGTCACAGTAGAGGGGTTTATCATCGTGATTTGAAACCCGAAAACTTGTTATTAGATGAGAATGAAAATCTTAAAGTCTCTGATTTTGGGTTAAGTGCTCTTGCTGAATCGAAGCGTGAAGATGGCCTCCTGCATACGACGTGTGGGACCCCTGCTTACGTGGCACCCGAAGTGATCAATAGGAGAGGCTACGATGGTGATAAAGCCGACGTTTGGTCTTGTGGGGTGATTTTATATGTTCTTTTAGCTGGTTATCTTCCATTTCATGATTCAAATATACTCGAAATGTATAGAAAGATTGGTAAATCGGAATTTAGGTTTCCAAATTGGTTTCCATTAGAAGCACGAAGATTGATCTTGAGAATCTTGGATCCGAATCCCGTTAAAAGAATCACAATTtcgaaaataaaagaaaattcttGGTTTAAAAAGGGAAAGATCGAAAATAATGGAGCTTCAGGGTCGTCGTCGTCGTCAACGGTTATAAAAAGTCAAGATTCAATGAAGCCGTCGAGTATGAATGCGTTTCATATAATCTCCCTGTCTCCAGGGTTCGATTTGACAACGTTGTTTGAGGAATCCCGACATAAAAAGGAGGCGAGATTTACTATTTGGCGGCCGGCTTCTGTTATTATTTCTAAAATGGAAGAAGTTGGTAAAGTTTTGGGGATGAAAGTGAGTAAAAGAGAAGCGGGGTTGTTGAAATTGGAGGGAATGAAGGAGGGTAGAAAGGGAATTTTGTCAATTGATGCTGAGATATTTGAGCTTACGCCGTCGTTTCATATGGTGGAAGTgaagaaatgtaatggagatacGTTGGAATATCAGAAAGTACTAAATGAAGGTTTAAGACCTGGACTTGAAGATGTAATTTGGGATTGGCAACAGGATCAACAAGTACAACCAGAGCAGCATGAGGTACTACTACAGCAGCAGGATCATGATTCGTGA